GCAATAGTCTGTGGCATTTCTGAAGACCCCCGCTCTCTTACTAccaaattattttgaagcaaatcctagacatatcatctgcaaatacttAAGTAGTACGTGTCTAAAAGATTAGGACTTTAAATTGTAACAAAAAGTTCCAAGGCTAAAGCTTGTATCGCTTAGAAATCTTGAACAAATCCATTAATGCGCCTCGGCTGCAAGATATCGTTGGCGGCCTCGGAGTCACTGGTGCAAGAGCAGGTGggttaaaaatacaaatagctGGACCCCAGTCCTGGGGACATGAACCGAAGAGGTCTGGGGAGGCCCCGAGAGTCTGCGGGAAGGGCCCTACCAGCGTGAGTGACCGAGGGTGGTGTGTATGGGGCCCGAGCACGGCCCTGCCCCTCCCGGGTGGCCAAGCTGCCCCCCGTCCTACCCGCAGATGTTCGGACAGCGGCGCAGCGTGCAGGCGCTGGAGCTGGCGCACATGCTCTACTACCGCAGCACGTCCAACAACTCAGAGCTGCTCAGCGCCTTGGCCCTGCGGGCGCAGGACGAGCACGCCAAGGAGGCTCTGCTGGCGCACAGCTTCCTGACCCGGCGGCCAGGGGGCGCTGGCGGCCCGCCTGAAGGTAGGACCCCACCCTGGGATTAGCCCCCTCCTACCCACTGCGGGCTAGGAGGCCCCGCCCCTTGAGGCCTCGCCCTGCCCCTTGTGGCCCCGCCTCAAACCCTCTTTGCTGGGCTCCTACCAGCCTCCCACCTGAAACAGACTCCGCAGTGTTGAGACTCCCCTCAACCCCAAGTAGCCCTGCCCCAGTGAGACGTCATCCCCTTGCTGCCCGCCCCCTACTCCCTGCTCCCAGCCGTGAACCTGACCTATTCCAAGGTGACCCCTGCCCTCAGCAGATGGGACGCCTGAATGCAGCTTATGATCTTGATGGATGTGGGTTTTTCCTGGGGTGACCTCCCTCTCCTGACCTCAGCCTCAGCTGGGGACTTAGACCAGAGGCCTGTTTGGCAGGCCTGTCTTTGCGCCCCACTTGCTGCTTGCTCCTTCCTATAGGAGCCTACACTTCCCCTACAAGAGACTCTTGTCCCTTCCCTGTGTAAACTCCAAGTGGTCCTTTCCAACAAGAAACACTTTTCTGGCTTGTCCCCACACGAAAGTCCCAGAGCCCAGCTTGCCAGGCCTTGTCCCACTATCCTAGTCTCAATATACCCCTGGGCTTCTCCCAAACCCACGCCTTTCATCCCCCTTCCAACACCTTCCTCTCCCCCTACAGAGACCTCCCAGTGGCTCCAGTCAGAGGTGGAGAATTGGCTTCTGACCCAGTCAGGCTGTGAGGTGACCTTCAACGGAACTCGGGCTCTGGGCCACCTGCAAGCCCTAACTCCCAGCACGGGGATGTACCCACCTGCGGGTTTCCAGAAACTAGACTCGCTGGCTACAATCACTTCCCCCCAGGTGGCGCCCTGAAGTGATAATCCCTGACGGAAACCTCTCTCTGCCCTACCCCGCCCAGCCACCTGGTTGGAAACTAAGCCCCGCCTCCTCCATGACCTGCTGTCAGTCACAACTACTGTGCTTTGCAGCTCCCCAATTTCCAGTGACGGGCAGGCATGTTGCACTTTATTCCTAAATCCCCCAGTCAAGGCAGCCTGCAATTGCTAGCCCTGCCCTTTCTGCTGGGCAGCCCCTCAAAGCTTTTTGGTTCTGCTGCTATTCCTTGTCCGAGTCCCACCCCCGCTGGTTCGGCAGAGGAGGGAGTGTCAGCCAATCACAGCTGTTCAACACTACCGACCACCTGGCGCAGTGGTGAGGCTGCGCCCTCCCGAGGCTATATATCATTGTCTTTTTAGCCTGCTCTGGGCAGATCGCTCATCATGTTCACCGAGGCAGAGCCCCAGCCCACACCGCCAATGAGAGCCAAACTGCCAGTGGCTGTCTCTGGGCACTCTCAACTTTGGGCAGCCAGTTGTTGCTGCACAGAAGCAACCAATCAAAATCCCTGAAAGACACCTGGCCCATCAATTGCCGCGATTTATAAGGCAGGCCATCTGGTCAACCGCTGACCAGCTTGCCCAGGCTGAAGGAGTTGGGAGCCTTGTGCCATCAGGAACTGGGGACCAGGAGGAATCATCTGCACCCCGAGACACACTTGGATTCAGGCCCAACAACCTCAGTGCCTTCCCTGCCCCAGTCTCTCGCCCTTTCTACAGAAACTACCTCAGTCTGGATCTCTCTACCAGTGGCCTGTGCAATATTTATTGGTCTATCAATTTCCCCCTCtcccaaagaaataaattatgttcAGTAATCTGGATGAGTGGTGTAGTGTGTGGGGTTGGAGAGGAAGGGATCAGCATTCTGGAGAGGAGATTCTGGGTCTTAGGGGAATGCttgtggtgggggtgaggggttcCCAGGCAGAGAAAGCTGTAATCCTAGAGAGACTGGGCTTGTCGTTGGTGAAACAGACTGGCGGTGGGTCATAGAGGAGGACTGTAGACAGGACCTAATTCCTGAGGAGAGGTGCTAGTTCCCCCAAAggctagtttttttctttttctttttctttttttaagacacaggaggcagggaggccccgTGCAGTTGCGAGGCTGTCCACTGCACAAAGGCACACGGCCAGGAGATGGATGAGTGTAGAATGCACCCTCCCCTGTCCCGACATGTGTCCTCCCATGGGGCGGGGTAAGCCTGGAGAGGAGGGGTGCCGTTTAGCTTTCACTGCAGTGTCAAATGGGCTGCAGGCAGcatttggggaggaggggaaagaggagttGGGTTGCAATGATGGACAGAGAGTATGTTCTAGGAGGGAAATGGAAAACTGTCTTCCCAGTGGAAGGTCtgagtgaaggagaaaaagaggaccGACAAtcgagaacacacacacacccgccctggctgagtgagagaccctTGCACAAAGAAAGAGGACTGGAAATCCAGCCTCCTTGTTCTTCCCCGGAAGCGCCTAAAAGTTTCCACTCTGGAGGAGTCCTGAGACTCGAGATGGAAGGGCCCATGGTCTCAGGACTCCGGGCTCCTGTGCCCGAGCTTAGAAGGACCTGGGGGCCTGGAGCTGGACATTCTGAGGCTGAACTGCTGGAGGCAGGGGGCTGTTCCAGGTTCAGGAGAGATCAGGCATCAGCAGCCTGGGTcgctggaggaggaaggaaagaaagaaggaaggaaagaagcaaggaagggaggaagtaagCAAAGGCAGAGCTGGCAGTTAAGCGGTTTTATTTTCTGGAGGCGCAGTGAGGCGAAGGGGCTGGACCCAGCTGGGGCCACGAGGTGAACTGCAGCGCTCACTCCCGCTTCCGCAGGTGGATGTAGATGAGGCCACTGGCCAGGGCGAGGGGGAAGGCCACCCAGGCCAGGGCAAAGCAGTAACCGAAGCTGCCCCCAGACGGGTGCTCTGCCAGGATTTCCTTGACGTGAATGGCGTAGATCAGCGCTCCAGTGAACACCGCCAGGCCTGTGGAGAGACGGGAACCACGTGTCACGCCGTACCTTCAAGAAGACTGCATTTCCCAGTAACCCATAGGGCAAAAAAGCCTCTTGAGGGCAAGTGGGTAGCACTGCTGCATGTTGGGAGTTGTGGTTTGCTCCCCCTAAGCTGTGCAACCAGGCTACTGCAGACTGGTCTTGGGCACTTTAATCTCTGGGTCGCCtttactcatccataaaatgggatgGTAATATCTACTCATCCATCCTTTCAAGGAAGGTTTTTGAGTGTCTTTCTACCAGCCAAGTCCACaaagaatgaattaataaaacaaGGGCGGGGCTTTGCGGGAATTTAGGAAGGTAATGTTCCCCGAACGTAGGACTATGATTAACTTAGCCCTTTGCACCTGAagtcaaaaaattgaaaagtacaTAAAACTCCCTGAAGTGTCTGATACAATTGTAGGGTCCTCAGAAACAGCAGCTGGCTGGCATTATAATGACAAGATCACTACTTTTATGATGCAGAGTTCTGGAGTATTAATTAGTGACTTATTCctgctttcccccacccctgtccctggGATTTAAATTATTTACCACCTTTCTCAGCTCTGGCTCCTAGAAGCCCCAAGTACCAGCCCCCCCCAACAACTCAGAGACACAAATCACCACTGAGTCACTGACTACAACTCCCGTAAGTCCCTGGGGGCAGAGAAGTGCCACGAAGGCATCTTGGGTGATTCTTGGACTGTCGAGAATTGTTTCCTTCTATCGGGTGTCCATTCTTAGGGCCCCGGCATCCTCTTggtccccttccttccctccagttCCCAGGGAACAGCGCTCACTGGTGCAAAGCTGGCAGAAGCCAGTGGCGTAGAAGAGTCCTCCTCGCCGCATGGTGTAGAGTTGGAACATAAACAGGATGAAGGACAGACAACAGAGGATGAGAGAAAGCACCATGAGGACCTGCACCGCCTTCAGCCAGCCTGCAGTACGGAGGAGAGAGGGGTGGAAGTCACAGCAGGTGCCGACCAGGTCCACCTTGTTGGCCATCATCTGCCACAAGCCCCCGCCCTCCCCGTCCCCAATCCCCAGTTTAGAGCCATACAGCTTTGCATACTTAGGAGTATCACATTATCGACCTTGATTCCTGTAACTGTATTCCCTTATCCATCGTAGCAGCTGCCTTGCAGAGTCTTTAGGATTTACTACAGGGACATGTTTACTGGGAATAGAGACATTTCTACATCTTTCTTTTCCACctgtatgccttttctttctttttcttgccttgttGCATTGGCTACCTCCAGTACAACGCTGGCTTTAAGCTGTGAGAACAGGAATTCTTGCTTCACTCTTAGGGGAAGCACATTTCATCATTCACCTGCTTTGACTTAGACATTTTAGTGGATGCAAATGGGCACCTTTAGAACTCGTATGCATCTGCCACTCCCCCTCCTTTAGAACACTGGAAGGGTTCAGCCCCACCTCGTTAGACCTATAACGTGTGGCCTCCACTCTTTCTGAATcgtcggggggcgggggggggcgctTCTAGCTCATCCTCTTTAAAACGTGAGCGTATTGCCCGCTACTACAGAGAGAGTTCAAACATCGGCCTCACTCACTCAGTGccgaggccccgccccgcccactcAAACCTTGGCCGGCTCCCAATCCTGGGTCCTGGGAAGAGACTAGGGGTTACCCCTCCCCTTCGCAGACCAGTCCTCGCTTCCCCTCACCATTCTCGCTGACAGTACTGCAGGCCCACGTTTCGTTGTCATTGATCCGTGTGCAGTCATACCAGAGATTCAAGGACCCGTTTCCGGGGAGGGTCCACCAGGACTGGATGGGCAGAGAAACACGGGCAGGGATAGGAAAGGAAagtgggaggggtcagaaagtCTGTGGGAACCGTTAAAAAAGGGGTGTGGTGTCGAGAAGGGGCTGAACTGGGGAAAAATGGATTTAACAGGAAAGGGGAGGTCAGGGGAAAGGGCGGGGTGCAGGCAACCAAGGCAGAAGCTTAGGGAAAAGGGGCGGGGTGGAGTGCCTTTGGAAGAGGGGTGTGGCGGGAGTCTGCAGGAGAGCGGGAGGCCccgcagctgctgcagctgcagctaGGGTGCCCAGTAGGCTTACCTTGTCCAAAGTGGCCACGAAAAGCAGGATGAGAATGAGGATGTGAAGGGCAGACACCATCAGCAGGAGGAGTGACATGGCTGCGGTGGAAGCCTGGGGTAAGGGGACGTGACAGGAGATGGTCGTTTCAAGAGGTTGGCACAGGGGAGGGTGAAATGCCCAAATCCTCGTGGAGAAGGGGGTGGTTCCAgactcctgggtctgagggaaAAGGAGGCCGGGCTGGACTCCTGAATTCCCCGGGGGGGCTGGAGAGGGCCAGGGATGGATTCTTGAGTCCAGAACTGAGTGGAACTAGCAATGTGACCCCCCCGCCCCCTACCATGTCCTCAGCACTTTCCCTCGGTGCGCATGAATCAGGATATGAAAACTCGAGTTGAAACCCCTCCAGGTTTATCGGAAGCTGTGGGCTGCCCCAAGAGACAGGCATCCTTGACTCACTCCACCCCTCTCGTGGAGTAGGGGGGAGGAAGGGTTCCGGGTGAGTCATGGGTGACTCACCCGACCCTCCTGTCTCCAAGTACCAGGGAAACCCCAGCCCTTGGTTGTGCCCACgaggtccccaccccaccctgctgccAGACTGGTGCCTGCTGGGCACCTTGCTGGGAAAATGGACAGGATCTGCTTTTGGGGGAGAGAGGCCTGAGAAGAAGGAACCAGTCCCCCAGCACCCTTCAGTGTCCAGAAAGGGGAGGGGGCCTGGAGGTTGCCCAGACGTGGGGTGTCCCCATGCAAGGCCCTGCTCTCAGGGTTCTCGGGGGACAGTGGGCAGCagtgggggaaaagtacaggatATTTTCAGGAGGAGGGCTCTGCTGGGAGCCCCCAAAccttgctgggccccaccccttcCTGAATCCCCACCCCAAGGGCTAAGAGATCACTTCTGAAATGACAAGGATTTCCATGGGGGTGTCGTTCCCAAACAGCTGCActcccaagtaaataaaaaaaatcccagtcCGGATAACGGACTGGAAACTTACCGAGAGCGGCAGAAAAAGTCAGAGTTGGAGTCGTCCCTCGCCTGGGCCTCCGTGCCCcgcccttctcctccctccttccaccctctCGAGGCTCCCGCCTCCCTCGCCGCCTGCCTCCCTCCCGCgctctcccctctggctctctCCGTCCTTCTTCCCTCCAACACCAGaactaactctctctctctctctctctctctctctctctctctttctctctctcgtccTCACTGCCTaaaccttcttccttctctctcttcactctcccgctttctctttctctgctcctttcaATTTATACTGACCCTTTTATACCCACCCTCACCGCACCCA
The sequence above is drawn from the Desmodus rotundus isolate HL8 chromosome 12, HLdesRot8A.1, whole genome shotgun sequence genome and encodes:
- the EMP3 gene encoding epithelial membrane protein 3; this encodes MSLLLLMVSALHILILILLFVATLDKSWWTLPGNGSLNLWYDCTRINDNETWACSTVSENGWLKAVQVLMVLSLILCCLSFILFMFQLYTMRRGGLFYATGFCQLCTSLAVFTGALIYAIHVKEILAEHPSGGSFGYCFALAWVAFPLALASGLIYIHLRKRE